Proteins from one Physeter macrocephalus isolate SW-GA chromosome 16, ASM283717v5, whole genome shotgun sequence genomic window:
- the C2CD2L gene encoding phospholipid transfer protein C2CD2L isoform X5 has protein sequence MDPDWGQRDMGWAALLVLFAASLLTVLGWLLQYARGLWLARARGGRGPGPALAAEPAGSLRELGAWRSLLRLRATRAGAPEEPGVRGLLASLFAFKSFRENWQRAWVRALNEQACRDGSSIQIAFEEVPQLPPKASISHVTCTDHSERTMVLHCQLSAEEVMFPVSVTQQSPAAVSMETYHVTLTLPPTQLEVNLEEIPGEGLLVSWAFTDRPALRLTVLPKLQNRERGEEQVELSTIEELIEDSVVSTQPAMMVNLRACSAPGGLVPSEKPPLVPQAQPAIPRPTRLFLRQLRASHLGRELEGTGEVCCVAELDNPMQQKWTKPMRAGPEVEWSEDLTLDLGPQSRELVLKVLRRSSCGDAEFLGQATVSVASPSRPLSRRQVCPLTPGPGKALGQAATMAVELQYEEGSPRNLGTPTPSTPRPSITPTKKIELDRTIMPDGTIVTTVTTVQSRPRVDGKLDSPSRSPSKVEVTEKTTTVLSESGGPSSSSHSSSPGESHLSNGLDPVAETAIRQLTEPSGRAAKKTPTKRSTLIISGVSKVPIAQDELALSLGYAASLEASMQDDAGPSGGPSSPPSDPPAMSPGPLDALSSPTSVQEADETTRSDISERPSVDDVESETGSTGALETRSLKDHKGSRAFAPRRPHPSASESITHECI, from the exons ATGGATCCAGACTGGGGGCAGCGGGACATGGGCTGGGCGGCCTTGCTGGTCCTCTTCGCCGCCTCGCTGCTTACGGTGTTGGGCTGGCTGCTGCAGTATGCCCGGGGTTTGTGGCTGGCGCGGGCCCGCGGGGGCCGGGGCCCGGGACCCGCCTTAGCTGCCGAGCCCGCCGGCTCCCTGCGGGAGCTGGGCGCGTGGCGCTCGCTGCTGAGGCTGCGGGCGACTCGGGCCGGCGCCCCTGAGGAGCCAGGCGTCCGGGGCCTCCTGGCGTCGCTCTTCGCCTTCAAGTCTTTCCGGGAGAACTGGCAGCGGGCTTGGGTGCGAGCGTTGAACGAGCAGGCCTGCAGAGATGGG AGCTCCATCCAAATCGCCTTTGAGGAGGTGCCCCAACTCCCACCCAAAGCCAGCATCAGTCATGTGACCTGCACAGACCACTCAGAGCGCACCATG GTGCTGCATTGCCAGCTCTCTGCTGAGGAGGTGATGTTTCCAGTCTCTGTGACCCAGCAGTCCCCCGCTGCCGTCTCCATGGAGACCTACCACGTCACTCTGACACTGCCACCAACACAG TTGGAAGTCAACCTGGAGGAAATCCCTGGCGAGGGCCTGCTTGTATCCTGGGCCTTCACTGATCGCCCAGCTCTCAGGCTGACAGTGCTTCCCAAGCTGCAGAACAGGGAG agaggagaggagcaAGTAGAGCTCTCCACTATCGAGGAGCTGATCGAGGATTCCGTAGTCAGCACCCAGCCGGCTATGATGGTCAACCTCAGGGCTTGCTCTGCCCCTGGGGGCCTG GTACCCAGTGAGAAGCCACCTCTGGTGCCCCAAGCCCAGCCAGCCATCCCCAGACCTACCCGGTTATTCCTAAGGCAGCTTCGAGCGTCTCACCTGGGACGTGAGCTGGAAG GCACTGGGGAAGTGTGCTGTGTAGCTGAGCTCGACAACCCCATGCAACAGAAGTGGACCAAGCCCATGAGGGCTGGGCCTGAGGTGGAGTGGAGCGAGGACCTGACACT GGATCTGGGGCCCCAGAGCCGGGAGCTGGTCCTCAAAGTGCTGAGGCGTAGCAGCTGTGGAGACG CTGAATTCTTGGGCCAGGCCACAGTGTCTGTGGCCTCCCCTTCCAGACCACTGTCCCGAAGACAGGTGTGCCCACTCACCCCTGGGCCAGGGAAAGCCCTGGGGCAGGCAGCCACCATGGCAGTAGAG CTTCAGTATGAGGAGGGCTCCCCCCGGAACCTGGGcactcccaccccctccactccACGCCCCAGCATCACACCTACCAAGAAGATTGAGCTTGACCGGACCATCATGCCCGATGGCACCATTGTCACCACAGTCACCACCGTCCAGTCCCGGCCCCGGGTAGATGGCAAATTAG aCTCCCCCTCCCGCTCCCCGTCCAAGGTGGAGGTGACCGAGAAGACAACAACTGTGCTGAGCGAGAGCGGTGGCCCCAGCAGTAGCTCCCACAGCAGCAGCC CAGGGGAGAGCCACCTTTCCAACGGCTTGGACCCTGTAGCAGAGACAGCCATTCGCCAGCTGACTGAGCCCAGCGGGCGGGCAGCCAAGAAGACACCCACCAAGCGTAGCACACTCATCATCTCCGGTGTTTCCAAG GTGCCCATTGCTCAGGACGAGTTGGCACTCTCCCTGGGCTACGCGGCATCCCTGGAAGCCTCAATGCAGGATGATGCAGGGCCCAGTGGAGGTCCCTCTTCACCTCCCTCAGACCCACCAGCCATGTCCCCAGGACCCCTAGATGCCCTCTCCAGTCCCACGAGTGTCCAGGAAGCAGATGAGACAACACGTTCGGACATTTCTGAGAGGCCCTCTGTGGATGATGTTGAGTCGGAAACAGGGTCTACTGGTGCGCTGGAAACCCGCAGCCTCAAGGATCACAAAG GTTCAAGGGCTTTTGCCCCCAGACGTCCACATCCCTCTGCCAGTGAGTCTATCACTCACGAGTGTATTTAA